In bacterium, the genomic stretch TTGTCCTCAGGCTAAACGTGTACGTTTTTCCATCGTCCGAAACTTTCCATGATTTCGCCAGAGCCGGATCGATGGCGACTTTTCCGGCTCTTTGTTCGACTAAACCGTCAAAAATATTGACCACAATAATCGATGATTCTGTTTCCCGTGTGAATGCGGGATCGAGCGTGAGAGGCGGTCCGTTTTTTCCGTAAATGATCGTCCCGCCATACTGAGGTTTCGAAGAATCGATAGTTCCGTTCGTACGTTGATTCGATTTTCCACACGAACATAACAATAATACAATACATGCAGCCAGCCACGGCTTACGTTGAAATCGTTTCATGATCGTTCCTTATGTGTATATCTAAGATAGTGTGTGTATCTAAACGACTAAAACAATTGAATACTCATTCAAAAAAAATCCAATGGCTGACGACATAGCCAACTATTTCTTAAGCCAGACTTTATCGAATTTTCTTACTGAGCTGGCATGCATGAGATAATTCATGACATTGTCACGCATAGGCAATATAGCCACAGCATGATCGATCGTGAACCATGGAAGATCACGATTAAACACTTCACACGCCTTTTTATAAATATTGCTTCGTTCCAACGGATCGAATGTTTCCTTACCTTTGACGATCAATTCATGCATTTCTTCGCTCTTGTAAAATGCCGCATTATTCGAAGGGCGCTGTTCCGCACTGGATTTATCGAGCAGCGGATAGAAAAAGAAATGCGGATCGGGAACATCGCCGACCCATCCTGAAATGATCAGATCATGCTCGCCGTTACCGCGGCGCAGAAGATATTCTTCAAAATTAGGAATAGAAATTTCTGTTTCAATACCGACGGCTTTCAAATCCGCCTGAACCATTTCTGCGGCCAATTTACCATTCGGCATATATTCACGCGTAACGGGAAGCGTCCATAAGGCACACTTAAATCCATTAGGGAAACCTGCCTCAGCCAAAAGTTGTTTGGCTTTTTCAGGATCATGCGGTGTAAAACGAATCTCATCATTGTATCCGAGTAAATTCGGAGGAATGGGATTTTTGGCCGGACGTCCCATTTGCGAAAGGACGGTCTTAACGAGTTTTTCACGGTCAATCGCATACACAATCGCTTGGCGCACTTTTAAATTATCAAATGGCTTCTTATTCATGTTCATCGCCATGTAGGCAACATTGACGCCGGGCTGCTGAGAAACTTTAACGCCGGCGGTATTTTGAATTTCGTCGATATCAGCCAGATCCGGAACGCTCATCATGCTCACTGTTCCGGCTTTGAGCGCTTGCCAACGCTGACGGGCATCCGGAATCGGTTTAAAAATCAACGTGTCTACATACGGTTTGCCATTCCAGTATTGATCGTTAGCAATAGTCACCACACTTCCATCATTGTTCCAACTGACAAATTTAAATGCGCCCGTACCAACCGGATTTTTATAAGCATCGGCGCCGTATTTTTTCATTGCGCTTGGGCTGACAATCTGCAGAAAATTCATCGATAAAATATTTAAAAATGTTGCATCCGGGCTCGTCAGGTTAAATTCAACGGTAGAATCATTCAACGCCTTAATGCTCTTGATGATATTGTCCATATTGAAACTGCGCCAGAAATCAAAATCGGCTTTGCCGTGAAAAGGATGTTTTGGATTGCCTTGACGCTCAAAGGAAAATAAAACGGCATCGGCATTAAACGGCGAACCGTCATGGAAAGTAACGTCCGTACGCAAGTGAAACGTGTATATCATACCATTGGTCGAGATATCCCAGGATTTGGCGAGACAAGGATCGATGGCGATCTTGCCGGCACGTTGCTGCACCAAGGCATCAAAAATATTATCAACAATGACCGTCGATTCCGTTTCTTTGGTCAATGCCGGATCTAACGTCAGCGGAGGACCGTTTTTCGCATAAATGAATGTACCGCCATATTGAGGCTTGGATTCATCCGACGTGGATTCTTTACGTTGATCCGATTTTCCACAGGCAATCATCATTACCATCGTACCAACGATAAGCCATGAGATAGGGTTAAGGAATTTCATAAGCTTATCCTTTTTATTTTTAGTTCGAAAAGATTAAAACCTTATTTTTTTAACCACAATTTATTGAACTTTCTTACCGACGTTGAATGCAATTGAAAATCCATGACCATCTCTTTCATCGGAACGATGGTTACGGAATGCGCGATGGTAAACCAAGGTAGATCGCGGTTGAACACTTCGCATGCTTTTTTATACGCATTGCTGCGTTCCAGTGCATCGGCCGTAGATTTACCGGTTAAGATCAACTGATGCATTTCATTATCCGAATAAAATGCAATGTTCGAGGATGGAAGTTTTTCTGCAACGGATTTATCTAACAAGGGATAGAAAAAATTATCCGGATCCGGTACATCGGCAACCCACCCAATGATAGCCATGTCGTGTTGCCCGCCGTAAGTTTTTTCAAGATATTCACTCCACGGAAAAGTCTGAATGGTCACTTCGATACCGACATCTTTAAGATATTTTTGTATCAACGTGGCGGCTTTGGACGGATCGGGCATGTATTCACGCGTCAATGGCATCGTCCATAACGTCGTTTTGAACCCGTTGGGAAAACCGGCGTCGGTAAGTAATTGACGCGCTTTGGCCGGATCGTACGGCGTCGGACGGATTTCGTCATTGTAACCGATCAACATCGGCGGAATTGGATTTTTCGCCGACCGCCCGAAGGCTTTAAAAACTTCCTCCACTAATTTCTCTCGGTCAATTGCCAAAACTATTGCCTGACGAACCCGCGCGTCTGTAAACGGTTTTTTCTTCATGTTCATGGCAAGGTAGGAGATGTTCAAACCTGGCTGTTTTGAAAACTTAATTCCCGGCGTTTTTTCTATTTCCGCCATGTCCGTTTCGCTCGGAGCCGCCATCATATCGATGGCGCCGGCTTTGAGCAGTTCCCACCGCTGATGCGCATCAGGAACTGACCGCATTACTAGCGTATCAATATACGGGCGACCATTCCAATAATTGCCATTGGCCAACAAAACGATATCGCCATCATCATTCCAACTCGCGAACCGGAAAGGACCTGTTCCGACCGGATGTTTATAGAAATCTTTTCCGTACTGTTGAAGCGCCGAAGGACTGACGATCAGACACACGTGATGGGAGAGAATATTCAAAAAAGTTGCATCCGGATTATTCAATGTGATTTCGACGGTGGAATCATTGATCGCACGGAGGAATTTGATGAGTTTCGTCATTTCAAATCCTTTCCATGAAGAGTAATCGGCATCCTTCCAGTAAAAAGGATGTTTGGGATTACCTTGCCGCTCGAAGCTAAAAATAACGGCTGCAGCCGTAAGCGGTTCGCCGTTATGAAACGTGACGCCGGAGCGAAGATGGAAAGTATACACTAAGCCGTCCTTGGAAATTTCCCAAGAGTGGGCCAAACCGGGATCAATGGCTGTTTTACCCGCGCGTTGCGCGACCAAGCCGTCGAATAAGTTCGCCAGGACGACGGACGATTCGGTTTCTTTGGTCAGCGCAGGATCGAGCGTCAATGGAGGGCCGCTTTTTGCATAAATCAACGTGCCGCCGTATTGAGGTTTGATTTCGCCGGTCAATTCCTTCTTGTCGGATTTTCCGCACGCTATCAAAATCAGGCCGCACGTCAGGGTCAGGATATAACGCATGATGCACCTCGTGTGTTGTGGACGCAGCATCATGACACAATCATGTCACTGCGTTGCAGGAGTCTTTTTTATCATTCAGTTAGTCTTTCAAATGTATTTGTGGTTAAAATTTTTACTTATTGAGCCATACGTGATTAAATTTACGCGCATAGCTGGCATACGGCTGAAAATTCATCACGTATGACTGCATCGGCACAATCACGACCGAATGCGCAATAATAAACCATGGTAAATCTTTATTAAAAACGGCACAAGCATCGCGATAGACTTTCGCCCGCTCAACCTGATCGGAAGTGGCTTTACCTTTTGTGAGCAAACGATACATTTCATCGGACTTATAAAACGCAATATTGTTAGATGGATAGATTTCTGCAACTTTTTTGTCGAGCAGCGTGAAAAAATTATCCGGATCCGGAATATCGGCAATCCAACCCATTACAGCCAGATCGTGTTCGCCACGGTAAATACGTTCAAGATAATCGTTCCATGGATACGTAACAATTTCGGTTTCTACGCCAATTTGTTTCAAATCGTTTTGAATCATGGATGCCGTTTTTTGTCCGTCCGGCATGTATTCACGGGAGATCGGCATAGTCCATAATTTTAATTTAAGGCCATTGGCATAGCCGGCTTCCGCCAAAAGTTTTTTCGCTTTTTCAGGATCGTATGGCGTGGGGCGAATTTCATCATTGTATCCCAAAATCATCGGAGGAATCGGGTTTTTAGCAGGCCGTCCGAATTCACCATAAACTTCACTCACTAATTTTTCACGATTAATACCGTAAACGATCGCTTGTCGCACCCGTAAATCGCTGAACAATTTTTTGTTCATGTTCATCGCCAGATAAGCAATATTGACGCCCGGCTGTTTGAACGTTTTGAATTTCGTATTTTTTTCAATTTCCTTCATGCGATCAGGTCCTGGCGATTCGATCATGTCGAATTCGCCATTCATGAGCTTTTGATAACGCTCTTCGTGTTGATCGACGGCTTTAAAAACGAGCTTATCCAAATAAGGTTTCCCATCCCAGTAATCGGCATTGGCTTCGAGCGTCAATGTACCGTCCGAATCCCATTTGACGAATTTAAACGCGCCCGTACCGACGGGATTTTGTGAAAAATTTTCTCCGTATTTTTCCATAGCGGTCGGACTCACGATCGCTGTAAACAACATGCTTAAAATATACAAAAATGTTGCGTTGGGTTCGCGCAACGTAAAAACTACCGTTGAATCGTCGGATGCCTTGATGTCATTGACAATATCGTTCATGCTGAAATTTTTCCAATATTCGAATTTGTCGGCCGGACGATGATGCGGGTGTTTTACGTCCCGTTGGCGGTCAAAACTAAAAAGCACCGCTTGGGCATTGAAAGGAGTACCGTCATGAAAATTCACGCCGGTACGCAAATGGAATGTATAAGTCAGGCCGTCTTTGGAAATATCCCACGAACGTGCAAGAGCAGGCGCGATGCCGGTCGTGCCAAGTTTCAGTTGCACCAAAGGATCGAATATATTGTCGCATGGAATGGTCGATTCGGTTTCAGCCGTCAGCGCCGGATCCAATGTTGCCGGAGGATTGTTTTTAGCATACACGAGCGTCCCGCCGTACTTGGGTTTTAACTCGCCTTCATTTTTCGCATTATCACCGGATTTACCGCAACCTATGGCTAAAATCAGGGTTAACAAAAACACAAAACCGTAATGTTTGATCAGCATGATGGTGCTTCTCCTTCATTGATAATTCATGGGAATTGGAAAAAATTATAGTGAAACCTATGAAGCGTATTGCAATGTATACGGCGATAGCTGACTTGCCATCTCAAAACGGATACGCGCATAATCTAAAATCTCGTGATTTTCAATGGCCTGTTCTTTAAGGCCGTCGGCGGCAATTACATATTTATTTGTAGCAAGCGCTTCTTTAATAAACGTCATGGAACTGAACGTTTCGGAAACGATACTTTGCAGTGTAATGGCATAAAACACGCGATACAACGTCGCTTTGTCTAAGTTGAAAACTTCTCTGCGTGCGGGCTCGAGATAATCCGGAAATTTATCCGGCACGATCGTATACGTTTTTTCAGCTTCTTCGCCTGTTTCAGGATCGATCATCGGCTTGCCCGATTTATCTTTTTTGATAACCTTCACGTCGACTTTCCCGTATTTGCCGTTAAAACAATCGCGGCAAATCGAATCCAACGGTAAAGGCTCACGTGATGCTTGCAGTCCCAAATCACATTTCAAGCGTTCGACCAATTGTTTGATGCCAAGCTCGACCTTGAGTTCGTTGCTGCGAAGTTTTGTAGAACTATAACTCAGCAGTGCAATGGCCTCATCGGTCAGTCGATTAATTTTTTGTAAGTTTTGAAGTTCCTCGCGGCTGGTTTGATTAATGAACGCAAGCAGTTGCTCACGCGTTTCAACTTGTTTTCTAAGCGTATGCACGTCGATATTTTCACGAGCTTCTTTATATTCGTATTGTTCGAGAATGCGTTTTGCATCGATATTTTTAATGCTGCGCAGCAATTCATTTTGAGTCAATTTAATGAGCGAACGTTTACCCGTACGCTTTAATTCATACACTTCCATATCCCAGCCGGATGCCAGGAATTGTGCGATGAGAATACTCCGGATTTTTTCATATTTTGCGTAATAAGCAACGGGAAATTCTCCGCGATTTTCCATATCGCGCTTGGCATGTTCTTCTTCATCGCTTAAAAGATCAAGAAATTTATCATCGACGATTTTGTATACTTTGCTTCGCAAGTCCATCCGAGCTGCATCCAATTCTTTATCATGATCGGCTTTCGCAAGAATATAATCGAATAACACTTCTTCATCGATCAAACGCAATGACAGTTGCAGTTCGCGGTTGTTGATTACGTGATAGAGAATGATCCATTGTTCGTCAAGCGAACGGTCTTTGAGAGGCGTTCGTTTTTCTTTTTCAGGTACTTCTAAATTTTGACGGTCAAATCCGTTGTAATGCAGCGTTTC encodes the following:
- a CDS encoding ABC transporter substrate-binding protein, whose protein sequence is MRYILTLTCGLILIACGKSDKKELTGEIKPQYGGTLIYAKSGPPLTLDPALTKETESSVVLANLFDGLVAQRAGKTAIDPGLAHSWEISKDGLVYTFHLRSGVTFHNGEPLTAAAVIFSFERQGNPKHPFYWKDADYSSWKGFEMTKLIKFLRAINDSTVEITLNNPDATFLNILSHHVCLIVSPSALQQYGKDFYKHPVGTGPFRFASWNDDGDIVLLANGNYWNGRPYIDTLVMRSVPDAHQRWELLKAGAIDMMAAPSETDMAEIEKTPGIKFSKQPGLNISYLAMNMKKKPFTDARVRQAIVLAIDREKLVEEVFKAFGRSAKNPIPPMLIGYNDEIRPTPYDPAKARQLLTDAGFPNGFKTTLWTMPLTREYMPDPSKAATLIQKYLKDVGIEVTIQTFPWSEYLEKTYGGQHDMAIIGWVADVPDPDNFFYPLLDKSVAEKLPSSNIAFYSDNEMHQLILTGKSTADALERSNAYKKACEVFNRDLPWFTIAHSVTIVPMKEMVMDFQLHSTSVRKFNKLWLKK
- a CDS encoding ABC transporter substrate-binding protein encodes the protein MKFLNPISWLIVGTMVMMIACGKSDQRKESTSDESKPQYGGTFIYAKNGPPLTLDPALTKETESTVIVDNIFDALVQQRAGKIAIDPCLAKSWDISTNGMIYTFHLRTDVTFHDGSPFNADAVLFSFERQGNPKHPFHGKADFDFWRSFNMDNIIKSIKALNDSTVEFNLTSPDATFLNILSMNFLQIVSPSAMKKYGADAYKNPVGTGAFKFVSWNNDGSVVTIANDQYWNGKPYVDTLIFKPIPDARQRWQALKAGTVSMMSVPDLADIDEIQNTAGVKVSQQPGVNVAYMAMNMNKKPFDNLKVRQAIVYAIDREKLVKTVLSQMGRPAKNPIPPNLLGYNDEIRFTPHDPEKAKQLLAEAGFPNGFKCALWTLPVTREYMPNGKLAAEMVQADLKAVGIETEISIPNFEEYLLRRGNGEHDLIISGWVGDVPDPHFFFYPLLDKSSAEQRPSNNAAFYKSEEMHELIVKGKETFDPLERSNIYKKACEVFNRDLPWFTIDHAVAILPMRDNVMNYLMHASSVRKFDKVWLKK
- a CDS encoding ABC transporter substrate-binding protein, yielding MLIKHYGFVFLLTLILAIGCGKSGDNAKNEGELKPKYGGTLVYAKNNPPATLDPALTAETESTIPCDNIFDPLVQLKLGTTGIAPALARSWDISKDGLTYTFHLRTGVNFHDGTPFNAQAVLFSFDRQRDVKHPHHRPADKFEYWKNFSMNDIVNDIKASDDSTVVFTLREPNATFLYILSMLFTAIVSPTAMEKYGENFSQNPVGTGAFKFVKWDSDGTLTLEANADYWDGKPYLDKLVFKAVDQHEERYQKLMNGEFDMIESPGPDRMKEIEKNTKFKTFKQPGVNIAYLAMNMNKKLFSDLRVRQAIVYGINREKLVSEVYGEFGRPAKNPIPPMILGYNDEIRPTPYDPEKAKKLLAEAGYANGLKLKLWTMPISREYMPDGQKTASMIQNDLKQIGVETEIVTYPWNDYLERIYRGEHDLAVMGWIADIPDPDNFFTLLDKKVAEIYPSNNIAFYKSDEMYRLLTKGKATSDQVERAKVYRDACAVFNKDLPWFIIAHSVVIVPMQSYVMNFQPYASYARKFNHVWLNK